A part of Citrifermentans bremense genomic DNA contains:
- a CDS encoding NAD(P)H-dependent flavin oxidoreductase, with the protein MFKPLRIGKHEARYPLIQGGMGVRISAGSLAGHVAKCGGVGLVASPGIVLNSEFFNGSNYLKNSSLALKEELRKAYEIAPDGIIGVNVMVALTDFEELVVAAVEGGAKVLVCGAGLPLTLPGLTAHAPDVALIPIVSSVRAAQLIAKKWDKAYNRLPDAVVVEDPDTAGGHLGEKIENIGNGDYDQYETVRGVKEFFRTEYNLDIPIIAAGGIWDRADVLHALAEGADGVQMASRFVTTVECDADDAFKQAYLDCKKEDIGLIMSPAGLPGRAILTNQQGIIDYDRDRASSCSHGCLKKCSYKESGERFCIVRSLDRAQRGEVDSGLIFCGTNAYKANRIETVQEIFDELFAETAVVSHEEAA; encoded by the coding sequence ATGTTTAAACCGTTACGCATAGGAAAACACGAGGCACGCTACCCGCTCATCCAGGGCGGCATGGGAGTGCGCATTTCGGCAGGATCTCTCGCGGGGCACGTAGCCAAGTGCGGAGGGGTTGGCCTGGTCGCTTCACCCGGCATCGTCCTGAACAGCGAGTTTTTCAACGGTTCGAACTACCTCAAGAACAGTTCCCTCGCTCTCAAGGAGGAGCTGCGCAAGGCCTACGAGATCGCACCCGACGGCATCATCGGCGTCAACGTGATGGTCGCCCTCACCGATTTCGAGGAACTGGTCGTCGCAGCCGTCGAGGGTGGCGCCAAGGTGCTGGTATGCGGCGCCGGACTCCCTCTGACCCTGCCGGGACTTACCGCTCACGCTCCCGACGTGGCGCTGATCCCGATCGTCTCCTCGGTGCGCGCCGCGCAACTGATCGCCAAGAAATGGGACAAGGCCTACAACCGCCTCCCGGACGCCGTGGTCGTTGAGGACCCCGACACCGCCGGCGGTCACCTGGGCGAAAAGATAGAAAACATCGGTAACGGTGATTATGACCAGTACGAAACCGTGCGCGGCGTCAAGGAGTTCTTCCGCACCGAGTACAACCTCGACATCCCGATTATCGCCGCCGGCGGGATCTGGGACCGCGCCGACGTGCTGCATGCCCTGGCCGAAGGGGCGGACGGGGTGCAGATGGCGAGCCGCTTCGTCACCACCGTGGAGTGCGACGCCGACGACGCCTTCAAGCAGGCCTACCTGGACTGCAAGAAGGAGGACATCGGTCTCATCATGAGCCCGGCGGGCCTTCCCGGGCGCGCCATTCTGACCAACCAGCAGGGGATCATCGACTACGATCGGGACCGCGCCTCCTCCTGCAGCCACGGCTGCCTGAAGAAGTGTTCCTACAAGGAAAGCGGCGAGCGTTTCTGCATTGTTAGGTCCCTTGACCGTGCGCAGCGCGGCGAGGTCGACAGCGGCCTGATTTTCTGCGGTACCAACGCCTACAAAGCGAATCGAATCGAGACCGTGCAGGAGATTTTCGATGAGCTTTTCGCCGAAACGGCTGTGGTCTCCCACGAGGAAGCCGCCTAA
- a CDS encoding sensor histidine kinase gives MKSQRKLSNPLIALIGIQLIWVVMVISWVYWFVGRNKEFRQLALRYKPELVAQGVEWLVLVEGLLMLVAVLVGVYVIFLYWRRQAKLYLQQRNYISQLTHELKSPLASIQLHLETVKLRDLPKEKLDGFIDTMLSDTDRLNVLISNLLMATRIEFRQLGEKAQKTDFSAFVTEYLEGKRAELPEGGRLTLEVEPGISAVIDVEGMEMALRNLLENALLYSPVSPEIRVSLRRSGKQCLLDFQDNGKGLKKSELNKIFEMFYRVRTPGENIRGTGLGLYIVKSVVNAHGGKIAVSSEGLGKGCTFHIALPLSGGQQQRG, from the coding sequence ATGAAATCTCAAAGAAAACTCTCCAACCCGTTGATTGCACTGATAGGAATCCAGTTGATCTGGGTGGTCATGGTGATCTCCTGGGTCTACTGGTTCGTGGGCCGCAACAAGGAGTTCCGGCAGCTGGCGTTGCGCTACAAGCCCGAGCTCGTGGCCCAAGGGGTGGAGTGGCTGGTACTGGTCGAAGGACTCTTGATGCTGGTCGCCGTTCTCGTCGGCGTCTACGTCATCTTCCTGTACTGGCGACGCCAGGCGAAGCTCTACCTGCAGCAGCGCAATTACATCTCGCAGCTCACCCACGAGCTCAAGTCGCCGCTCGCCTCGATCCAGCTGCACCTGGAGACGGTGAAACTGAGGGACCTCCCCAAGGAGAAGCTGGACGGCTTCATCGACACCATGCTCTCGGACACGGACCGACTCAACGTGCTCATCAGCAACCTGCTGATGGCGACCAGGATCGAGTTTCGCCAGCTGGGAGAAAAGGCCCAAAAGACTGATTTTTCAGCGTTCGTCACCGAATACCTGGAGGGTAAGCGGGCGGAACTGCCGGAAGGAGGACGCCTCACCCTGGAGGTGGAACCGGGGATCTCGGCGGTCATCGACGTCGAGGGGATGGAGATGGCGCTTCGAAACCTGTTGGAAAATGCCCTGCTCTACTCGCCGGTATCCCCCGAGATACGTGTTTCGCTGCGGCGCAGCGGGAAGCAGTGCCTGCTCGACTTCCAGGACAACGGCAAGGGGCTCAAAAAGAGCGAGCTGAACAAGATCTTCGAGATGTTCTACCGGGTGCGCACCCCCGGGGAAAACATACGCGGGACGGGTCTTGGCCTCTACATCGTGAAGTCGGTGGTGAACGCCCACGGCGGCAAGATCGCCGTCAGCAGCGAGGGACTCGGCAAGGGGTGCACCTTCCACATCGCGCTGCCGCTTTCCGGCGGTCAGCAGCAACGAGGTTAG
- a CDS encoding response regulator transcription factor yields the protein MAGEKPQILLVEDEMHLARGITFNLEQEGYLVSHVESGEEALEKVKVEKFDLIILDVMLPGIGGFEVCEKIRALDSRVPVLMLTARSAESDRIYGLAAGADDYLIKPFNLKEFLLRVSGMLRRSAWYRPEPVEEGYRFGDNEVFLLSYRARTRQGEIDLTDLEVRMLSLFFHREGEAIPRGVILENVWGYSTDAETRTLDNFIVRLRKYFEPEPSRPIFFQTVRGVGYRFSRNP from the coding sequence ATGGCGGGAGAGAAGCCACAAATACTCCTGGTCGAGGACGAGATGCACCTGGCGCGGGGCATCACCTTCAACCTGGAGCAGGAAGGTTACCTGGTAAGCCACGTGGAAAGCGGCGAAGAGGCGCTGGAGAAAGTGAAGGTCGAGAAATTCGACCTCATTATCCTGGACGTCATGCTCCCGGGGATCGGCGGGTTTGAGGTATGCGAGAAAATACGGGCGCTGGACTCCAGGGTGCCGGTGCTGATGCTGACCGCGCGTTCCGCCGAAAGCGACCGCATCTACGGCCTGGCGGCCGGCGCCGACGACTACCTCATCAAGCCCTTCAACCTGAAGGAGTTCCTGCTGAGAGTATCGGGGATGCTGAGGCGCTCGGCCTGGTATCGCCCGGAGCCGGTGGAGGAAGGTTACCGCTTCGGCGACAACGAGGTCTTCCTCCTCTCCTACCGGGCGCGGACCCGGCAGGGGGAGATCGACCTGACCGACCTGGAGGTGCGCATGCTCTCCCTGTTCTTTCACCGGGAGGGGGAGGCGATCCCGCGCGGGGTGATCCTGGAGAACGTCTGGGGCTACTCGACCGACGCCGAGACCAGGACGCTCGACAACTTCATCGTGAGGCTGCGGAAGTATTTCGAGCCTGAGCCATCCCGCCCCATCTTCTTCCAGACCGTGCGCGGGGTAGGCTACCGGTTCAGCAGGAACCCTTAG
- the metK gene encoding methionine adenosyltransferase, whose protein sequence is MEMKDFIFTSESVSEGHPDKVADQVSDAILDAILTQDPKSRVACETMVTTGMAVIAGEITTNAIIDYPKIVRETIREIGYNDSAMGFDWETCAVLTSIDKQSPDIAQGVTEGEGMFKEQGAGDQGLMFGFACNETPELMPMSILLAHKLVARLADVRKTGVLDFLRPDSKSQVSIQYIDDKPVHVDTVVISSQHSPEVSYEMIKEGIIEEVVKKIIPANLMDANTKFLINPTGRFVIGGPMGDCGLTGRKIIVDSYGGHGAHGGGAFSGKDPSKVDRSAAYMGRYVAKNLVASGVCERCEVQVAYAIGVADPVSVMVDCNGTGKIPSKRISEIVREVFDMRPRAIIEQLDLLRPIYRKTAAYGHFGRELPEFTWERTDKAAIIREKAGL, encoded by the coding sequence ATGGAAATGAAGGATTTTATTTTTACCTCCGAGTCTGTCTCTGAAGGTCATCCGGATAAGGTCGCGGACCAGGTATCCGACGCCATTCTGGATGCCATCCTCACACAGGACCCCAAGTCACGGGTAGCCTGCGAAACGATGGTAACGACAGGCATGGCGGTCATTGCCGGCGAGATCACTACCAACGCCATAATTGACTACCCCAAGATCGTCCGCGAGACCATCCGCGAGATAGGCTACAACGACTCGGCAATGGGCTTCGATTGGGAAACCTGTGCCGTTCTCACTTCTATCGATAAGCAGTCCCCGGACATCGCACAGGGTGTCACCGAGGGCGAGGGGATGTTCAAGGAGCAAGGAGCAGGGGACCAGGGCCTCATGTTCGGTTTCGCCTGCAACGAGACTCCCGAGCTGATGCCGATGTCGATCCTTTTGGCCCACAAGCTGGTGGCGCGTCTTGCCGACGTCCGCAAGACCGGCGTCCTCGATTTCCTGCGTCCCGACTCCAAGTCCCAGGTTTCCATCCAGTACATCGACGACAAGCCGGTGCACGTCGACACGGTGGTCATCTCCTCGCAGCACTCCCCTGAGGTCTCCTACGAGATGATCAAGGAAGGGATCATCGAGGAAGTCGTGAAGAAGATCATCCCGGCCAACCTGATGGACGCCAACACCAAGTTCCTGATCAACCCGACCGGCCGTTTCGTCATTGGCGGCCCGATGGGCGACTGCGGCCTCACCGGCCGCAAGATCATCGTGGACAGCTACGGCGGGCACGGCGCTCACGGCGGCGGCGCGTTCTCCGGCAAGGACCCCAGCAAGGTGGACCGTTCCGCCGCGTACATGGGGCGTTACGTCGCGAAGAACCTGGTGGCATCGGGCGTCTGCGAAAGGTGCGAGGTCCAGGTTGCCTACGCCATCGGCGTCGCCGACCCGGTCTCCGTCATGGTCGATTGCAACGGCACCGGGAAGATCCCGTCCAAGCGCATCTCCGAGATCGTGCGCGAGGTGTTCGACATGCGTCCGCGCGCCATCATCGAGCAGCTCGACCTGCTGCGCCCGATCTACAGGAAGACCGCAGCCTACGGCCATTTCGGCCGCGAACTCCCCGAGTTCACCTGGGAGCGCACCGACAAGGCTGCCATCATCAGGGAAAAAGCCGGACTGTAA
- a CDS encoding peptidylprolyl isomerase: MTEEKNPVVLMETSMGNVKIELFKDKAPISVRNFLSYVKDSYYDGTIFHRVIKNFMVQGGGLDESMQPKKTKFAIKNEATNGLKNVRGTLAMARTSVVDSATSQFFINVVDNAFLDHAGKTPDRFGYAVFAQVIEGMDVVDAIREVKTGNKAGHQDVPVEPVFINSIRLIEE, translated from the coding sequence ATGACTGAAGAAAAGAATCCCGTGGTCCTCATGGAGACCTCGATGGGCAACGTCAAGATCGAACTCTTCAAGGACAAGGCACCCATTTCTGTTCGCAACTTCCTCTCCTACGTCAAGGACTCCTACTACGACGGCACCATCTTCCACCGCGTGATCAAGAACTTCATGGTGCAGGGGGGCGGTCTGGACGAGAGCATGCAGCCGAAGAAGACCAAGTTCGCCATCAAGAACGAAGCCACCAACGGTCTCAAGAACGTCCGCGGCACCCTCGCCATGGCCAGGACCTCGGTTGTGGACAGCGCTACCTCGCAGTTCTTCATCAACGTAGTGGACAACGCGTTCCTCGACCACGCCGGCAAGACCCCGGACCGTTTCGGCTACGCGGTTTTCGCCCAGGTGATCGAAGGGATGGACGTGGTCGACGCCATTCGTGAGGTCAAGACCGGCAATAAGGCGGGGCACCAGGATGTGCCGGTCGAGCCGGTGTTCATCAACTCCATCAGGCTTATCGAAGAGTAG
- a CDS encoding peroxiredoxin, with translation MRLTSFMLLAALAISIVTTPFPSAAAELQTQQVAKVGEPAPDFTLEAWVGTAPDKEFKQISLKELRGKWVVLFFYPMDFTFVCPTEIKGFNDALAQFEKLDAVVLGASTDSKFSHLAWVKRGDLGALGYPLLSDIKKETARKYGCLDEKDGVALRALYIIDPQGVLQYQVVHNLDVGRSVDETLRVLEALQTGSLCPLGWKPGQKTLGKP, from the coding sequence ATGCGATTAACCAGTTTCATGTTGTTGGCGGCACTAGCTATCTCAATCGTCACGACCCCTTTCCCTTCGGCTGCGGCGGAGCTGCAGACGCAACAGGTGGCCAAGGTGGGAGAACCCGCTCCCGATTTCACGCTGGAAGCCTGGGTAGGGACCGCCCCGGACAAGGAATTCAAGCAGATCAGCCTGAAGGAACTGCGTGGCAAGTGGGTCGTGCTCTTCTTCTATCCCATGGACTTCACCTTCGTTTGCCCCACCGAGATCAAGGGATTCAACGACGCCCTGGCACAGTTCGAGAAGCTGGACGCCGTGGTCTTGGGCGCCTCTACCGACAGCAAGTTCTCGCACCTCGCCTGGGTGAAGCGCGGCGACCTGGGGGCCCTTGGGTATCCGTTGCTCTCGGACATCAAGAAGGAGACCGCACGGAAGTACGGCTGCCTCGATGAAAAGGACGGGGTCGCGCTGCGCGCGCTCTACATCATCGACCCGCAGGGGGTGCTGCAGTACCAGGTGGTGCACAACCTGGATGTCGGGAGGAGCGTGGATGAGACGCTGCGCGTGCTGGAAGCGCTGCAGACCGGCTCGCTCTGCCCGCTGGGGTGGAAACCCGGTCAGAAAACCCTGGGAAAACCTTAA
- a CDS encoding ATP-dependent helicase — MLDLSRLNPEQLAAVKHTEGPLLVLAGAGSGKTGVITYRIAHLILDKKVPPDQILAVTFTNKAAKEMKERVEQLVGRKQSKGIVLSTFHSLGVRVLKRDIERLGYKKNFSIYSTADQVGLVRQIVREVNTDSKKYDAESIIWRISGAKNKLIPPDRFTPNPTDDIDMMAGLVYPRYQSALKAFNAIDFDDIIMLTAELLERHPPVLKHWQERFRYIMVDEYQDTNSSQYLLVNLLAAGCGNLCVVGDDDQSIYGWRGADVGNILDFEKDFKGCRTIKLEQNYRSTGNILEAANSVIGNNKVRKVKRLWTASGEGPLIDLCIVQDDEEEATSVVERIQLERYKKDVPYSQFAILYRTNAQSRAFEEQLRFEDIPYVLVGGTQFFERKEVKDSLSYLKVIANPLDEVALLRIVNFPKRGIGDSTVIRINQWSLEKEIPLFEAFSRVGEVEGISDVIKDKVRAFHHTLLDAAEAFRAEGGLAEKGKALFEKLKIEEEIFRTIDDAKAARRKVENVEQIINSMAAYEERVPEATLGGFIEKVSLMDEDRFSGKDKKEHGKDAVTLMSLHSSKGLEFPFVFLVGMEDEILPHKRAIYEDDSIDEERRLCYVGITRARQQLVMTRTLFRKKYGKLEERVPSRFLEEIPGGVLNVQQSGVVKEVTPEEAEKSAEDFFAKMKAMMG; from the coding sequence ATGCTCGACCTGTCACGATTGAACCCCGAACAGCTGGCCGCCGTAAAGCACACGGAGGGGCCCCTGCTGGTCCTCGCAGGCGCCGGCTCCGGCAAGACCGGGGTCATCACCTACCGGATCGCGCACCTCATCCTGGACAAGAAAGTGCCCCCCGACCAGATCCTCGCCGTCACCTTCACCAACAAGGCCGCGAAAGAGATGAAGGAGCGGGTGGAGCAACTCGTGGGGCGCAAGCAGTCCAAGGGGATCGTTCTATCCACCTTCCATTCGCTCGGCGTGCGGGTGCTGAAACGGGACATAGAGCGTCTTGGCTACAAAAAGAACTTCTCCATCTATTCCACCGCGGACCAGGTGGGGCTCGTGCGCCAGATCGTTCGCGAGGTCAATACCGACAGCAAGAAGTACGACGCCGAAAGCATCATCTGGCGTATCTCCGGCGCGAAGAACAAGCTGATCCCGCCGGACAGGTTCACCCCCAACCCGACCGACGACATCGACATGATGGCGGGGCTCGTCTACCCGCGCTACCAGTCCGCCCTGAAGGCGTTCAACGCCATCGACTTCGACGACATCATCATGCTGACGGCGGAGCTTCTGGAGCGGCATCCACCGGTCCTCAAGCACTGGCAGGAGCGTTTCCGCTACATCATGGTGGACGAGTACCAGGACACCAACTCCTCCCAATACCTCCTGGTGAACCTTCTGGCCGCCGGGTGCGGCAACCTCTGCGTCGTCGGCGACGATGACCAGTCCATCTACGGCTGGCGCGGCGCGGACGTCGGCAACATCCTCGACTTCGAGAAGGACTTCAAGGGGTGCCGGACCATCAAGCTGGAGCAGAACTACCGCTCCACCGGCAATATCCTGGAAGCCGCCAACAGCGTGATCGGCAACAACAAGGTGCGCAAGGTGAAGAGGCTTTGGACCGCATCTGGGGAAGGGCCCCTCATCGATCTCTGCATCGTGCAGGACGACGAGGAGGAGGCGACGAGCGTCGTGGAGCGGATCCAGCTGGAGCGCTACAAAAAGGACGTCCCATACAGCCAGTTCGCCATCCTTTATCGCACCAACGCCCAGAGCCGCGCCTTTGAGGAGCAGCTCCGCTTCGAGGACATCCCGTACGTCCTGGTGGGGGGGACCCAGTTCTTCGAGCGCAAGGAGGTGAAGGATTCGCTCTCCTACCTGAAGGTGATCGCGAACCCGCTGGACGAGGTCGCGCTTTTGCGCATCGTCAACTTCCCCAAGCGCGGCATCGGCGACAGCACCGTGATCCGCATCAACCAGTGGTCGCTGGAAAAGGAGATCCCTCTATTCGAGGCCTTCAGCAGGGTGGGGGAGGTCGAGGGGATTTCCGACGTGATCAAGGATAAGGTGCGCGCCTTCCACCACACGCTATTGGACGCCGCCGAAGCGTTCAGGGCGGAGGGGGGGCTTGCCGAGAAGGGGAAGGCCCTTTTCGAGAAGCTGAAGATAGAAGAGGAGATCTTCCGCACCATAGACGACGCGAAGGCCGCCCGTCGCAAGGTGGAGAACGTGGAGCAGATCATCAACTCCATGGCGGCCTACGAGGAACGGGTGCCCGAGGCGACCCTGGGTGGGTTCATCGAGAAGGTGTCGCTGATGGACGAGGACCGCTTCTCCGGAAAAGACAAGAAGGAGCACGGCAAGGACGCGGTCACGCTCATGTCGCTGCATTCCAGCAAGGGGCTGGAGTTCCCCTTCGTGTTCCTGGTCGGCATGGAGGACGAGATCCTGCCGCACAAGCGGGCGATCTACGAGGACGACAGCATCGACGAGGAGCGGCGCCTTTGTTACGTGGGGATCACGCGGGCGCGGCAGCAGCTCGTGATGACCCGGACGCTGTTCAGGAAGAAGTACGGCAAGCTCGAGGAGCGCGTGCCGTCGCGCTTTCTCGAAGAGATACCGGGTGGAGTCTTGAACGTGCAGCAAAGCGGCGTGGTGAAGGAAGTAACCCCCGAGGAGGCCGAGAAGAGCGCGGAAGATTTCTTCGCCAAGATGAAGGCGATGATGGGGTGA
- the ligA gene encoding NAD-dependent DNA ligase LigA, with product MDKTAAAERIKWLASEIERHNRLYYEQDMPEITDAEYDALFRELKELEASYPDLALPDSPTGRVGGRPVAKFAQVRHTTPMLSLENAFSEQDIVEFDDRVKRFLGLSSTAEIGYVCEPKMDGVAVELVYRDGLLAIGSTRGDGLVGEEVTQNLKTIKDIPLRLQTEEPPELLTVRGEVYLPLEPFRKFNQEREEAGEPPFANPRNAAAGSLRQLDSKITAKRPLSIFCYAPGEVDGVAFESQSHFLGTIPAWRIPVNPLTRLVPGVQGVLDYYHEMMEQRDDLPYEIDGVVVKVDQFSLQRDLGEKSRSPRWAIAWKFPPRQATTVVNDIVPQVGRTGVITPVAHLEPVNVSGVMVSRATLHNWEEMERKDIRRGDTVVVERAGDVIPAVVQVLVEKRQGRETLLPVPEACPVCGGEVVRIPGEVAVRCVGLNCPAQLLERVKHFAARRAMDIDGLGEKFIEQLLNLKLIRNVADIYRLTEDDFMQFERMGKKLAENLLNSIAASKERELSRLIFALGVRHVGEHTAKLLASAFGSLENLAAASEEELTSIREVGPQVAASIADFFKSEENLEVLRELKEHGVNPKAEEKRVGGRFTGKTFVFTGALEKFTRDEAKKRVELEGGHAAGSVSKKTDYVVAGAEAGSKLEKAQQLGVRVLSEDEFLELMR from the coding sequence ATGGATAAAACTGCCGCAGCTGAAAGGATCAAGTGGCTTGCTTCCGAGATCGAGCGCCACAACCGGCTCTACTACGAACAGGACATGCCGGAGATAACCGATGCCGAGTACGATGCGCTCTTCCGCGAGCTGAAGGAACTTGAAGCCTCCTATCCCGACCTCGCCCTCCCCGATTCGCCGACCGGCAGGGTAGGCGGACGCCCGGTGGCCAAATTCGCCCAGGTGCGCCACACAACTCCGATGCTCTCGCTGGAGAACGCTTTCTCGGAGCAGGACATCGTCGAATTCGACGACAGGGTGAAACGCTTCCTGGGGCTTTCCAGCACAGCAGAAATCGGATATGTCTGCGAGCCGAAGATGGACGGAGTCGCAGTGGAGCTGGTGTACCGGGACGGTCTCTTGGCCATCGGCTCCACCCGCGGCGACGGGCTGGTGGGCGAGGAGGTGACCCAGAACCTGAAAACCATCAAGGACATACCGCTTAGACTGCAGACGGAAGAGCCTCCGGAACTCTTGACGGTTCGGGGCGAGGTATACCTGCCGCTGGAACCTTTCCGCAAGTTCAACCAGGAGCGCGAGGAGGCGGGGGAGCCCCCCTTCGCCAACCCGAGGAACGCGGCGGCAGGGTCCCTGCGCCAACTCGACTCGAAGATCACCGCGAAGCGGCCGCTCAGCATTTTCTGCTACGCCCCGGGCGAGGTGGACGGAGTAGCCTTTGAATCGCAGAGCCATTTCCTCGGCACCATACCCGCCTGGCGCATACCGGTGAACCCGCTGACCCGCCTCGTCCCGGGCGTCCAGGGGGTGCTCGATTACTACCACGAGATGATGGAGCAACGAGACGACCTCCCCTACGAGATCGACGGGGTTGTGGTGAAGGTGGACCAGTTCTCCCTGCAGCGCGACCTGGGAGAGAAGAGCCGTTCTCCGCGCTGGGCCATCGCCTGGAAGTTCCCTCCGCGCCAGGCGACCACGGTGGTCAACGACATCGTCCCCCAGGTGGGACGTACCGGCGTCATCACGCCTGTCGCGCACCTTGAGCCGGTGAACGTCTCTGGCGTGATGGTGTCCCGCGCAACGCTGCACAACTGGGAGGAGATGGAGCGCAAGGACATCCGCAGGGGCGACACCGTAGTCGTGGAGCGCGCCGGAGACGTCATTCCCGCCGTGGTGCAGGTGCTGGTCGAGAAAAGGCAGGGACGCGAGACCCTGCTCCCGGTGCCGGAAGCATGTCCTGTCTGCGGCGGCGAGGTGGTCAGGATCCCGGGCGAGGTGGCAGTGCGCTGCGTCGGCCTCAACTGTCCCGCTCAGCTGTTGGAGCGTGTGAAGCATTTTGCCGCCCGCCGCGCCATGGACATAGACGGGCTGGGGGAGAAGTTCATCGAGCAGCTTCTGAACCTCAAGCTGATACGGAACGTCGCCGACATCTACCGGCTGACGGAAGACGACTTCATGCAGTTCGAGCGCATGGGGAAGAAGCTGGCCGAGAACCTGTTGAATTCGATCGCTGCAAGCAAGGAGCGGGAGCTTTCCCGTCTGATCTTCGCGCTCGGGGTACGGCACGTCGGGGAGCACACTGCGAAGCTTTTAGCCAGCGCCTTCGGGAGCCTCGAAAACCTGGCGGCGGCAAGCGAGGAGGAGTTGACCTCCATCCGCGAAGTCGGCCCCCAGGTGGCGGCGAGCATCGCGGATTTCTTCAAGAGCGAGGAAAACCTGGAGGTGCTCAGGGAGTTGAAGGAGCACGGGGTGAATCCCAAGGCGGAAGAGAAGCGGGTGGGCGGCAGGTTCACCGGTAAGACCTTCGTCTTCACCGGCGCACTGGAGAAGTTCACCCGCGACGAGGCGAAGAAGAGGGTGGAATTGGAGGGGGGGCATGCCGCTGGCTCCGTGTCCAAGAAGACCGACTACGTCGTCGCCGGCGCCGAAGCCGGGAGCAAACTCGAGAAGGCGCAGCAGTTGGGCGTGCGGGTGTTGAGCGAGGATGAATTTCTGGAGTTGATGCGGTAG
- a CDS encoding four helix bundle suffix domain-containing protein, translating to MDQACELILPHGGFRKLRSFAVALAAYDGTVLFCDRFVQKRSRTHDQMVQAARSGVQNIAEGSLASGTSKKTELKLTGVARASLGELIRDYEDYLRQNRLEIWDKDSARVRAMRARLAGKLKRGAGLSDQSDHSDRSDRSDRSDRSDRSDRSDRSDRSDRSEFFDEPLLSALHVLQTASAEMSANIMLCLTHQASYLLKHQMDRLASDFAEKGGFTERLYRYRKEHR from the coding sequence ATGGACCAGGCTTGCGAGCTCATACTGCCTCATGGAGGCTTCCGGAAGCTGCGCAGTTTCGCGGTAGCGTTGGCGGCCTATGACGGGACCGTGCTTTTTTGCGACCGGTTTGTGCAGAAGCGCTCGCGCACCCACGACCAGATGGTGCAGGCCGCCCGCAGCGGGGTCCAGAACATAGCCGAAGGTTCGCTGGCCTCGGGGACTTCGAAGAAGACTGAGCTGAAGCTGACCGGCGTAGCCCGGGCCAGCCTGGGCGAGCTGATCCGGGACTACGAAGACTACCTGCGGCAGAACCGGCTTGAGATTTGGGACAAGGATTCGGCGCGCGTGCGCGCCATGCGGGCCAGGCTGGCAGGGAAGCTGAAAAGGGGAGCAGGGTTGTCTGACCAGTCAGACCACTCAGACAGGTCAGACAGGTCAGACAGGTCAGACAGGTCAGACAGGTCAGACAGGTCAGACAGGTCAGACAGGTCAGACAGGTCAGAGTTTTTCGACGAACCGCTGCTGTCTGCGCTGCATGTGCTGCAAACCGCCAGCGCCGAAATGAGCGCCAATATCATGCTCTGCTTGACGCACCAGGCAAGCTATCTGCTCAAGCACCAGATGGACCGGCTGGCGAGCGACTTCGCCGAAAAGGGGGGCTTCACCGAGAGGCTCTACCGCTACCGCAAAGAACACCGCTGA